A region from the Kribbella shirazensis genome encodes:
- a CDS encoding SDR family oxidoreductase, translated as MQPLAGKVALVAGATRAAGRGIAVELGAAGATVYVTGRSTRDRRSEMNRPETIEETAELVDKAGGRGIAVPVDHLDPSQVKALVERIDREQGALHILVNDIWGQHSEPEWDKTVWESDLEGGLRLLQLGVHTHVITSHFALPLLIKSPGGLVVEMTDGTNEFNAENYRVSFFYDVAKGAVSRVAFALAHELDKYDATAVLLTPGWLRSEAMLDGFGVREENWRDATERIPHFAISESPSYVGRAVAALAADPDVRRWNGKSTSSGELARLYGFTDLDGSRPDAWRYIVEVEHAGKPADTTGYR; from the coding sequence ATGCAGCCGTTGGCGGGGAAAGTGGCGTTGGTGGCCGGTGCGACCCGGGCAGCCGGGCGGGGGATCGCGGTCGAGCTCGGCGCGGCCGGTGCGACCGTGTACGTGACCGGCCGGTCGACGCGGGACCGGCGGTCGGAGATGAACCGGCCGGAGACGATCGAGGAAACGGCCGAGCTCGTCGACAAGGCCGGCGGTCGCGGCATCGCCGTACCGGTCGATCATCTGGATCCGTCGCAGGTGAAGGCACTGGTCGAGCGGATCGACCGCGAGCAGGGCGCGCTGCACATCCTGGTGAACGACATCTGGGGTCAGCACAGTGAGCCCGAGTGGGACAAGACGGTCTGGGAGAGCGACCTCGAAGGAGGCCTTCGGCTGCTGCAGCTCGGCGTACACACGCATGTGATCACCAGTCACTTCGCGCTGCCGTTGCTGATCAAGTCACCGGGCGGCCTGGTGGTCGAGATGACTGATGGCACGAACGAGTTCAACGCCGAGAACTACCGGGTGTCGTTCTTCTACGACGTGGCGAAGGGTGCGGTCAGCCGGGTCGCGTTCGCCTTGGCGCACGAGTTGGACAAGTACGACGCGACCGCCGTACTGCTGACGCCCGGGTGGCTGCGGTCCGAGGCGATGCTCGACGGCTTCGGCGTCCGCGAGGAGAACTGGCGGGACGCGACCGAGCGGATCCCGCATTTCGCGATCTCGGAGAGCCCGTCGTACGTCGGCCGCGCGGTGGCGGCGCTCGCGGCGGATCCCGACGTACGGCGGTGGAACGGCAAGTCGACGTCGAGCGGCGAACTCGCCCGGCTCTACGGCTTCACCGACCTGGACGGCAGCCGGCCCGACGCCTGGCGGTACATCGTCGAGGTCGAGCACGCCGGCAAACCCGCCGACACAACTGGTTACCGCTAG